The following coding sequences lie in one Polynucleobacter necessarius genomic window:
- a CDS encoding ComEA family DNA-binding protein yields MNQNFANVLPAVRKWIVVGGLALASLGLASASPVNVNTATQSELESIKGIGPAKAKTIIAERLDGGHFQDANDLQKRVRGIGMKSVEKMVDNGLTIEAPSAFREPNGCAKKEGASSGRRASRHQASPRNQQESAPTRRRN; encoded by the coding sequence ATGAATCAAAATTTTGCAAATGTATTACCAGCAGTGAGAAAGTGGATTGTTGTAGGTGGCTTGGCTTTGGCTTCTCTAGGCCTTGCTAGCGCATCCCCTGTAAATGTGAATACTGCAACTCAATCTGAATTAGAGAGCATTAAGGGTATTGGTCCAGCTAAAGCCAAAACCATCATTGCCGAGAGATTAGATGGCGGTCACTTTCAAGATGCGAATGATCTACAAAAAAGAGTGCGCGGAATTGGTATGAAATCAGTTGAGAAAATGGTTGACAATGGTTTAACCATCGAGGCGCCAAGCGCTTTTCGAGAGCCCAATGGCTGCGCGAAAAAGGAGGGCGCATCCTCTGGTAGACGTGCTTCTCGTCATCAAGCTAGTCCTCGCAATCAACAGGAGTCTGCGCCAACACGCCGCCGAAATTAA